A single window of Anopheles moucheti chromosome 2, idAnoMoucSN_F20_07, whole genome shotgun sequence DNA harbors:
- the LOC128310444 gene encoding N6-adenosine-methyltransferase MT-A70-like protein, translating into MSSWEEIQAVKVKRNSLREKLEKRKKERQDLLGTSSPGGPGAVVGLIKIESSNNLTEDKGKLLLTTIKLDQTGSADIDAEVEKYLVQVLADESLILPTNSAQIAERVEKHVQKAVLRDSIAYYLHKLAGQKLINIKEVSIGGTVGYEVISAEHINLQALHNDMAMNHGPAVSVERDATKRKAESTKEEKLSGGGGKVARTNVTGTKDEGRKGNAVDASLACKASDIMSLLSLPSTREKQSKKVGEEILELLSKPTAKERSLAEKFKSQGGAQVMEFCPHGTRIECMRSLEADMKEGMDKKTTNSTDDENSGECKNEEDDVIITTDEETSQKESIVVDVDIKDESVSSETVASEASVEIPITKSKYQCNKLHFKKIIQNHTDETLGDCSFLNTCFHMDTCKYVHYEVDTYVGQTPNIVPAKLEPTDERVAGQKRHAVDACATLYPPQWIQCDLRFLDMTVLGKFAVVMADPPWDIHMELPYGTMSDDEMRQLGVPALQDDGLIFLWVTGRAMELGRECLKLWGYERVDELIWVKTNQLQRIIRTGRTGHWLNHGKEHCLVGMKGNPPNLNRGLDCDVIVAEVRATSHKPDEIYGIIERLSPGTRKIELFGRPHNVQPNWITLGNQLDGIRLVDPELINSFQKRYPDGNCMTPGKIP; encoded by the exons ATGTCCTCCTGGGAGGAAATACAGGCTGTAAAGGTGAAGCGTAACAGCTTACGCGAAAAGTTAGAGAAGCGTAAAAAGGAAAGACAAGATTTGCTGGGCACCAGCAGTCCTGGTGGGCCAGGTGCCGTGGTTGGACTGATAAAAATCGAATCGAGCAACAACCTGACCGAGGATAAGGGTAAACTTCTTCTGACTACAATCAAACTGGATCAAACTGGAAGTGCGG ACATCGATGCGGAAGTGGAGAAGTATTTGGTGCAGGTGTTGGCCGACGAAAGTTTAATATTGCCGACCAATTCCGCCCAGATTGCGGAGCGCGTCGAGAAGCACGTGCAGAAAGCCGTTCTGCGGGACTCTATCGCATACTACCTTCATAAGCTAGCCGGACAGAAGTTGATCAACATAAAGGAAGTCAGTATTGGTGGAACAGTCGGCTATGAAGTGATATCCGCTGAGCATATAAATCTACAAGCGCTGCACAATGACATGGCTATGAACCATGGGCCGGCGGTCTCGGTTGAACGAGACGCAACGAAACGGAAAGCGGAAAGTACGAAGGAAGAGAAACTGTCCGGTGGAGGTGGCAAAGTGGCCCGAACCAATGTAACCGGTACAAAGGACGAAGGAAGGAAAGGCAATGCAGTTGATGCTTCGCTGGCCTGTAAAGCATCGGATATTATGTCCCTGCTTTCGTTGCCATCGACCAGGGAGAAACAGAGCAAAAAGGTGGGTGAAGAAATCTTGGAGCTGCTTTCCAAGCCAACAGCCAAAGAGCGTTCTTTGGCGGAAAAGTTCAAATCGCAGGGTGGCGCTCAGGTGATGGAGTTCTGCCCCCATGGCACACGTATCGAATGTATGCGATCGTTGGAAGCAGACATGAAGGAAGGTATGGATAAAAAAACGACCAACAGTACGGACGATGAGAATAGTGGCGAGTGTAAAAACGAAGAGGATGATGTTATTATCACCACGGATGAAGAGACCAGTCAGAAAGAATCGATTGTAGTGGACGTGGACATTAAAGACGAATCGGTCTCATCTGAAACGGTAGCAAGCGAAGCATCGGTGGAAATTCCAATCACAAAATCGAAATACCAATGCAATAAGTTGCatttcaaaaaaatcattcaaaaccACACCGATGAAACGTTAGGCGATTGTAGTTTTCTGAACACTTGCTTTCATATGGACACGTGTAAATATGTGCACTACGAGGTGGATACGTACGTGGGTCAGACACCGAATATCGTACCGGCAAAATTGGAACCGACCGATGAACGCGTCGCTGGACAAAAACGCCATGCGGTGGATGCCTGTGCGACGCTTTATCCTCCGCAATGGATCCAGTGTGACCTGCGGTTTCTCGATATGACCGTGCTGGGAAAGTTTGCGGTAGTAATGGCCGATCCTCCCTGGGATATTCACATGGAGCTACCGTACGGAACGATGTCGGATGATGAGATGCGTCAACTCGGTGTACCCGCACTGCAGGACGACGGGCTTATCTTTCTCTGGGTCACTGGTCGCGCCATGGAGCTGGGTCGTGAATGTCTAAAACTATGGGGCTACGAGAGAGTCGATGAACTGATCTGGGTGAAAACGAATCAACTGCAACGCATCATACGAACGGGACGCACGGGACATTGGTTGAACCACGGCAAGGAGCATTGTTTGGTCGGTATGAAAGGAAATCCTCCGAATTTGAACCGTGGACTTGACTGCGACGTAATCGTAGCCGAAGTAAGGGCAACCAGCCACAAACCAGACGAAATTTATGGGATCATCGAACGCCTGAGCCCTGGAACGCGTAAGATTGAACTATTTGGTCGACCGCACAATGTGCAACCGAATTG GATCACTCTTGGCAACCAGCTTGACGGAATTCGTTTGGTGGATCCAGAATTGATCAATTCCTTCCAGAAGCGTTATCCAGACGGAAACTGTATGACTCCGGGTAAAATTCCCTAA
- the LOC128309895 gene encoding zinc finger matrin-type protein CG9776-like isoform X1 — MEKIDDDKSRRSPAEKSSKKKSDRKSRSRTRSRSASRTDKRRSHSRSPNYRRRHGGSSSNRKRSRSPPMYRPRRRSHDRGPPMRRHGHGRRRSRSPGMGTRNVVDSGGMQMGMMVGNQGVGSYMMPGTMYDPSFYGAYGNDGSYMGGYSAYDYGMVSGGYGTGSMMDPSQTMMMGTGVPTEWAHAPMQPVVQETEEEKRKREAAVTLELLNQRAAMKKQRDDYKQRAGALKRELKTLKEQRSDLCSGREPPSPTTNVFINENDKLQSQIQDKLKTIENVIDMLDCIITKDRTPSPPPGMLLPGTIPPLLTIPDATSPTAGIRESDGGDANRRTYRNPSRSPRADGAGKTLDGARSESLSPERLKNEVLESMRGKRKPSDQKPADHAEVKTKKSPYNYVHYDSELHWCSGCNVFPKTAREYLAHLHSEQHQSRTIIDEGSTEEQKLKIAPWRAQLDTNDNMLNADAPTKRVPIRGLEFFIPATAWFCKLCNYWMGDLHCASWHLKSQNHADAYGKYINGHKNYEMNWMADRQTAFEEHGEANQGGDGDIPAPPPPPTAEELRLAASGTQTNKLLDGSSSFHILPKSSNQDHNAPSLAVDSNRPSVAKVEQQGSTSSTSKKAKKKKSRKEDRKEKKKKKRTKKRKRAAASSSSSSSSSSSSDSSDSDSESGSDKGSKGSTKEENPIHAAMRNILNSKEMNAREVAAAVAAVAAAASKPNANDDGTAGLGSGAKGDQNLGKWTVVHPAQERKLASSKGLSSASSAPPPPASNFPQVAPNSSSLEVEDKKRSGRDEERERDRDRDRDRDRDKRSVDRRDRWDRRDTSPDRYGGRDRDRGRRYDYRDYRDRRDRRRSRSRGRRSRSGSGAGRRFRRRSYSRSRTPRSRSRSWSRSSRGSHRVIEKPVVNFPPQPKPVKMDKKSSKAQGKTVGRSDDGGSSSKKIKSSSSGSIKENIGEKGTLQKKLPFIGRMPVFKKQQAENAKKEEAAAAAAAAAPNAEESSDAVVEQQGELATSNVNDSTSAPMVAAGDGNETTATAMMMMPVQEGVYDSQIAQGTDAYQYAELQMGETVTPQDMDVASVEEQMGEDNVVSQEEIISEPPLENTEQDPDAYVTADGQVPLPKDFQEALDIIYDGGDKPKRADVIAKEAAAAAAAAAAAAKPPEIVPNPHEQGSMMPGMGVPMMMDHDQPHMIVPEAIDMYNQQYALEYGMHSAAYMAATGAMMTMGHGVVPAEMHYVEDESQNQPLDNMMYGTMHSATDAAAIMHHHQQMVAAGALDPNAAAYAMAMVSGGGYTPEMMAMHHQAAVGVTDGNIMMERQPASANEAYPSESTTVDTEAGANRQRAESFVADNSEEKMAKSLERQDTATEDNSGIEASDMHSSEAEETVEAEQVVDEHVSNPEHEQKIANEESIEGQKAVKEVSSYPEHEQNVVPETSEEAEPEQAVDETFSYSEHEQPIVNEASQDAESEQAVEESYSYTEHELHGGVDEASEEAEAEQIVEEVYSYTEHEQHIAEDVPVSDNDEDEASMGAHYVEDSMQSNENQDQPGSVENCEEEVVSSNEAYGQEATSEEDDVEQVLPSGEYYEQSEQMQSTQSILDSMMAAAMCNYIEEEVAEEHSQDS; from the exons ATGGAGAAAATAGACGACGATAAAAGCCGCAGATCACCGGCGGAGAAAA GTTCCAAAAAGAAAAGTGACCGCAAGTCTCGTTCTCGTACACGGAGCCGTAGCGCTAGCCGTACGGACAAGCGGCGTAGCCATTCGAGAAGTCCAAATTATCGCCGGCGACACGGCGGTAGTTCTTCTAACAGAAAGCGTTCACGCAGTCCGCCCATGTATCGCCCGAGACGCAGATCACACGACCGTGGTCCACCGATGCGCCGACATGGGCATGGACGACGCCGTAGCCGTTCGCCCGGTATGGGTACCAGAAACGTCGTGGATAGTGGCGGAATGCAGATGGGCATGATGGTTGGCAATCAAGGGGTTGGTTCTTACATGATGCCGGGAACGATGTATGACCCTTCCTTCTATGGTGCGTACGGCAATGACGGAAGCTACATGGGTGGATACAGTGCGTATGATTACGGCATGGTTTCCGGCGGGTATGGCACCGGATCGATGATGGATCCATCGCAAACAATGATGATGGGGACAGGCGTGCCAACCGAGTGGGCTCATGCTCCGATGCAACCGGTTGTCCAGGAAACGGAGGAGGAAAAACGCAAACGCGAGG CGGCCGTCACGTTAGAGCTGCTGAATCAGCGTGCGGCAATGAAAAAACAACGCGACGATTACAAACAGCGTGCTGGTGCACTGAAGCGTGAGCTGAAAACGCTCAAAGAACAACGGTCAGATCTCTGCTCCGGGCGTGAACCACCCTCACCGACAACGAACGtttttattaatgaaaatgACAAACTGCAG TCTCAAATACAGGACAAGCTCAAAACGATCGAAAACGTTATCGACATGCTGGACTGTATCATAACAAAAGACAGGACACCGTCACCACCGCCTGGCATGCTGTTACCCGGCACAATTCCACCGTTACTTACCATTCCGGACGCAACATCACCCACTGCTGGCATCCGCGAAAGTGATGGTGGCGATGCAAACCGTCGCACATACCGCAACCCATCACGTTCACCACGTGCGGATGGTGCTGGTAAAACGCTTGATGGTGCGAGGTCGGAGTCACTATCTCCGGAACGACTTAAGAATGAAGTTCTGGAGAGTATGCGCGGAAAACGCAAACCTTCAGATCAGAA GCCAGCTGATCACGCCGaagtcaaaacaaaaaaatccccctACAACTACGTGCATTATGATTCTGAACTGCACTGGTGCTCTGGTTGCAACGTGTTCCCGAAAACAGCGCGAGAATATCTGGCGCATTTGCACTCGGAACAGCACCAAAGCCGGACGATCATTGACGAAGGCTCGACCGAAGAGCAAAAGCTGAAGATAGCACCATGGCGCGCACAGCTGGACACGAACGATAATATGCTTAATGCAGATGCGCCGACCAAAAGGGTACCGATACGTGGTTTAGAATTTTTCATTCCAGCTACGGCATGGTTCTGCAAGCTGTGCAACTATTGGATGGGAGATCTTCACTGTGCATCTTGGCATTTAAAATCGCAAAACCATGCTGATGCGTATGGT AAATATATCAACGGTCATAAAAACTACGAGATGAACTGGATGGCGGATCGACAAACAGCATTTGAAGAGCACGGAGAAGCAAATCAAGGAGGTGATGGAGATATTCCTgctccaccgccaccacccaCAGCGGAAGAGCTTCGGCTTGCTGCTTCTGGtacacaaacgaacaaactgcTCGATGGTTCCTCATCTTTCCACATTCTACCAAAAAGCTCCAACCAAGATCATAATGCACCCTCCCTGGCGGTCGACAGCAACCGGCCATCCGTGGCCAAGGTTGAGCAGCAAGGTTCGACGTCAAGCACTTCTAAAAAGGCTAAGAAGAAGAAGTCTCGTAAGGAAGACCgtaaggaaaagaagaaaaagaaacgaacaaagaaaaggaaacgtGCAGCTGCTTCGTCCAGTTCCTCTTCGTCGTCGAGCAGCAGTTCGGATTCGTCCGATTCGGACTCCGAGTCAGGTTCCGATAAAGGCAGCAAGGGAAGTACAAAGGAAGAAAATCCAATCCATGCAGCCATGCGCAATATTTTGAACTCGAAAGAGATGAATGCTAGAGAGGTAGCGGCCGCCGTTGCTGCAGTTGCTGCCGCAGCGTCTAAACCTAATGCTAACGATGACGGTACGGCGGGGCTTGGTAGTGGAGCAAAAGGAGACCAAAATTTAG GCAAGTGGACCGTTGTGCATCCGGCACAGGAAAGAAAACTGGCCTCATCCAAAGGATTATCCTCTGCCTCATCGGCACCTCCGCCACCTGCATCGAATTTTCCACAAGTAGCTCCCAACTCCTCTAGCTTGGAGGTGGAAGATAAAAAGCGCAGTGGACGCGACGAGGAACGAGAAAGAGACCGCGACCGGGATCGGGATCGTGACAGAGATAAGCGAAGCGTTGACCGTCGCGATCGCTGGGATCGACGAGATACGAGTCCAGACCGTTACGGTGGACGTGATCGCGACCGGGGTAGAAGATACGATTACCGCGATTATCGTGATCGCCGCGATCGACGACGTAGCCGTTCGAGGGGGCGTAGAAGCCGCAGCGGAAGCGGCGCGGGACGTCGATTCCGTCGACGATCGTACTCTCGCTCGCGTACACCGCGTTCTCGATCGCGTAGCTGGTCCCGATCAAGCCGTGGAAGCCATCGAGTGATCGAAAAACCTGTTGTAAATTTTCCTCCGCAACCGAAACCGGTTAAAATGGACAAAAAGAGTTCGAAAGCCCAAGGCAAGACAGTTGGCCGTTCCGATGACGGGGGTTCGTCTAGCAAGAAGATCAAATCTTCGTCTAGCGGTTCtattaaagaaaacattggTGAGAAAGGAACGTTACAGAAGAAGCTTCCCTTTATTGGTCGCATGCCTGTATTTAAAAAGCAGCAAGCGGAAAATGCTAAAAAGGAAGAagcggcagcggcagcagctgcagcagcaccaaaCGCCGAAGAGAGCAGTGATGCTGTTGTGGAGCAACAAGGTGAATTGGCTACTTCAAACGTTAACGATTCAACTAGTGCCCCTATGGTCGCTGCAGGCGATGGGAATGAAACAACCGCGACAgctatgatgatgatgccggtTCAAGAAGGTGTATACGACTCCCAAATAGCACAAGGAACGGATGCTTACCAGTACGCGGAACTTCAAATGGGAGAAACAGTAACACCCCAAGACATGGATGTAGCCAGTGTGGAAGAGCAGATGGGAGAAGATAATGTGGTGAGTCAGGAGGAGATCATTTCCGAgccacctcttgaaaacaCCGAACAAGATCCCGACGCATACGTCACAGCAGATGGGCAAGTTCCACTACCGAAAGATTTTCAGGAAGCACTCGACATCATTTACGATGGTGGCGATAAGCCGAAGCGCGCGGATGTGATTGCGAAGGaagcagccgcagcagctgcagcagcagcagccgccgccAAACCACCAGAAATAGTGCCTAATCCGCACGAGCAAGGATCTATGATGCCGGGTATGGGCGTACCCATGATGATGGACCATGATCAACCGCACATGATTGTCCCGGAAGCGATCGATATGTATAACCAGCAGTACGCACTCGAATATGGTATGCATTCGGCAGCGTACATGGCAGCAACTGGTGCCATGATGACCATGGGTCATGGGGTTGTACCGGCGGAGATGCATTATGTGGAAGATGAGTCGCAGAATCAACCGTTAGACAATATGATGTACGGTACAATGCATTCCGCCACGGACGCGGCGGCAAtaatgcaccaccaccagcaaatGGTGGCTGCAGGTGCGCTTGATCCGAATGCTGCAGCCTATGCCATGGCAATGGTTTCCGGTGGTGGATATACGCCAGAAATGATGGCCATGCACCATCAGGCAGCTGTGGGAGTTACAGATGGTAATATAATGATGGAGAGACAGCCGGCTTCAGCAAATGAAGCATATCCATCTGAAAGTACAACGGTAGATACAGAGGCGGGAGCAAACAGGCAAAGAGCAGAAAGCTTTGTTGCAGACAATTCCgaggaaaaaatggcaaaatcaTTGGAAAGGCAAGATACCGCGACAGAAGACAATAGTGGCATCGAAGCTTCAGATATGCATAGCAGTGAGGCTGAAGAAACCGTTGAAGCGGAGCAAGTAGTAGACGAACACGTTTCCAATCCGGAACACGAGCAGAAAATTGCAAATGAAGAGTCAATAGAGGGGCAAAAGGCTGTAAAAGAAGTCTCTTCCTACCCGGAACACGAGCAGAATGTTGTGCCCGAGACGTCAGAAGAGGCAGAACCGGAGCAAGCAGTAGATGAAACCTTCTCTTATTCAGAACACGAGCAACCTATTGTAAACGAAGCATCACAAGATGCAGAATCAGAGCAAGCTGTAGAAGAAAGCTACTCCTACACGGAACACGAGCTGCATGGTGGTGTCGACGAAGCATCCGAAGAGGCAGAAGCTGAGCAAATAGTGGAGGAAGTCTACTCCTACACGGAACACGAGCAGCATATTGCAGAAGACGTACCAGTGTCGGATAATGACGAAGATGAGGCATCTATGGGAGCACACTACGTTGAAGACTCGATGCAATCGAATGAAAACCAAGATCAGCCTGGATCGGTTGAAAATTGCGAAGAAGAGGTAGTGTCGTCAAACGAAGCCTACGGGCAGGAAGCTACATCAGAAGAAGACGATGTCGAGCAGGTGCTGCCCTCAGGGGAATATTACGAACAATCCGAACAAATGCAGTCAACCCAATCTATACTGGATAGCATGATGGCCGCTGCTATGTGCAACTACATTGAGGAAGAAGTTGCCGAGGAACATTCGCAAGATTCTTAA
- the LOC128309895 gene encoding zinc finger matrin-type protein CG9776-like isoform X2 — MLDCIITKDRTPSPPPGMLLPGTIPPLLTIPDATSPTAGIRESDGGDANRRTYRNPSRSPRADGAGKTLDGARSESLSPERLKNEVLESMRGKRKPSDQKPADHAEVKTKKSPYNYVHYDSELHWCSGCNVFPKTAREYLAHLHSEQHQSRTIIDEGSTEEQKLKIAPWRAQLDTNDNMLNADAPTKRVPIRGLEFFIPATAWFCKLCNYWMGDLHCASWHLKSQNHADAYGKYINGHKNYEMNWMADRQTAFEEHGEANQGGDGDIPAPPPPPTAEELRLAASGTQTNKLLDGSSSFHILPKSSNQDHNAPSLAVDSNRPSVAKVEQQGSTSSTSKKAKKKKSRKEDRKEKKKKKRTKKRKRAAASSSSSSSSSSSSDSSDSDSESGSDKGSKGSTKEENPIHAAMRNILNSKEMNAREVAAAVAAVAAAASKPNANDDGTAGLGSGAKGDQNLGKWTVVHPAQERKLASSKGLSSASSAPPPPASNFPQVAPNSSSLEVEDKKRSGRDEERERDRDRDRDRDRDKRSVDRRDRWDRRDTSPDRYGGRDRDRGRRYDYRDYRDRRDRRRSRSRGRRSRSGSGAGRRFRRRSYSRSRTPRSRSRSWSRSSRGSHRVIEKPVVNFPPQPKPVKMDKKSSKAQGKTVGRSDDGGSSSKKIKSSSSGSIKENIGEKGTLQKKLPFIGRMPVFKKQQAENAKKEEAAAAAAAAAPNAEESSDAVVEQQGELATSNVNDSTSAPMVAAGDGNETTATAMMMMPVQEGVYDSQIAQGTDAYQYAELQMGETVTPQDMDVASVEEQMGEDNVVSQEEIISEPPLENTEQDPDAYVTADGQVPLPKDFQEALDIIYDGGDKPKRADVIAKEAAAAAAAAAAAAKPPEIVPNPHEQGSMMPGMGVPMMMDHDQPHMIVPEAIDMYNQQYALEYGMHSAAYMAATGAMMTMGHGVVPAEMHYVEDESQNQPLDNMMYGTMHSATDAAAIMHHHQQMVAAGALDPNAAAYAMAMVSGGGYTPEMMAMHHQAAVGVTDGNIMMERQPASANEAYPSESTTVDTEAGANRQRAESFVADNSEEKMAKSLERQDTATEDNSGIEASDMHSSEAEETVEAEQVVDEHVSNPEHEQKIANEESIEGQKAVKEVSSYPEHEQNVVPETSEEAEPEQAVDETFSYSEHEQPIVNEASQDAESEQAVEESYSYTEHELHGGVDEASEEAEAEQIVEEVYSYTEHEQHIAEDVPVSDNDEDEASMGAHYVEDSMQSNENQDQPGSVENCEEEVVSSNEAYGQEATSEEDDVEQVLPSGEYYEQSEQMQSTQSILDSMMAAAMCNYIEEEVAEEHSQDS; from the exons ATGCTGGACTGTATCATAACAAAAGACAGGACACCGTCACCACCGCCTGGCATGCTGTTACCCGGCACAATTCCACCGTTACTTACCATTCCGGACGCAACATCACCCACTGCTGGCATCCGCGAAAGTGATGGTGGCGATGCAAACCGTCGCACATACCGCAACCCATCACGTTCACCACGTGCGGATGGTGCTGGTAAAACGCTTGATGGTGCGAGGTCGGAGTCACTATCTCCGGAACGACTTAAGAATGAAGTTCTGGAGAGTATGCGCGGAAAACGCAAACCTTCAGATCAGAA GCCAGCTGATCACGCCGaagtcaaaacaaaaaaatccccctACAACTACGTGCATTATGATTCTGAACTGCACTGGTGCTCTGGTTGCAACGTGTTCCCGAAAACAGCGCGAGAATATCTGGCGCATTTGCACTCGGAACAGCACCAAAGCCGGACGATCATTGACGAAGGCTCGACCGAAGAGCAAAAGCTGAAGATAGCACCATGGCGCGCACAGCTGGACACGAACGATAATATGCTTAATGCAGATGCGCCGACCAAAAGGGTACCGATACGTGGTTTAGAATTTTTCATTCCAGCTACGGCATGGTTCTGCAAGCTGTGCAACTATTGGATGGGAGATCTTCACTGTGCATCTTGGCATTTAAAATCGCAAAACCATGCTGATGCGTATGGT AAATATATCAACGGTCATAAAAACTACGAGATGAACTGGATGGCGGATCGACAAACAGCATTTGAAGAGCACGGAGAAGCAAATCAAGGAGGTGATGGAGATATTCCTgctccaccgccaccacccaCAGCGGAAGAGCTTCGGCTTGCTGCTTCTGGtacacaaacgaacaaactgcTCGATGGTTCCTCATCTTTCCACATTCTACCAAAAAGCTCCAACCAAGATCATAATGCACCCTCCCTGGCGGTCGACAGCAACCGGCCATCCGTGGCCAAGGTTGAGCAGCAAGGTTCGACGTCAAGCACTTCTAAAAAGGCTAAGAAGAAGAAGTCTCGTAAGGAAGACCgtaaggaaaagaagaaaaagaaacgaacaaagaaaaggaaacgtGCAGCTGCTTCGTCCAGTTCCTCTTCGTCGTCGAGCAGCAGTTCGGATTCGTCCGATTCGGACTCCGAGTCAGGTTCCGATAAAGGCAGCAAGGGAAGTACAAAGGAAGAAAATCCAATCCATGCAGCCATGCGCAATATTTTGAACTCGAAAGAGATGAATGCTAGAGAGGTAGCGGCCGCCGTTGCTGCAGTTGCTGCCGCAGCGTCTAAACCTAATGCTAACGATGACGGTACGGCGGGGCTTGGTAGTGGAGCAAAAGGAGACCAAAATTTAG GCAAGTGGACCGTTGTGCATCCGGCACAGGAAAGAAAACTGGCCTCATCCAAAGGATTATCCTCTGCCTCATCGGCACCTCCGCCACCTGCATCGAATTTTCCACAAGTAGCTCCCAACTCCTCTAGCTTGGAGGTGGAAGATAAAAAGCGCAGTGGACGCGACGAGGAACGAGAAAGAGACCGCGACCGGGATCGGGATCGTGACAGAGATAAGCGAAGCGTTGACCGTCGCGATCGCTGGGATCGACGAGATACGAGTCCAGACCGTTACGGTGGACGTGATCGCGACCGGGGTAGAAGATACGATTACCGCGATTATCGTGATCGCCGCGATCGACGACGTAGCCGTTCGAGGGGGCGTAGAAGCCGCAGCGGAAGCGGCGCGGGACGTCGATTCCGTCGACGATCGTACTCTCGCTCGCGTACACCGCGTTCTCGATCGCGTAGCTGGTCCCGATCAAGCCGTGGAAGCCATCGAGTGATCGAAAAACCTGTTGTAAATTTTCCTCCGCAACCGAAACCGGTTAAAATGGACAAAAAGAGTTCGAAAGCCCAAGGCAAGACAGTTGGCCGTTCCGATGACGGGGGTTCGTCTAGCAAGAAGATCAAATCTTCGTCTAGCGGTTCtattaaagaaaacattggTGAGAAAGGAACGTTACAGAAGAAGCTTCCCTTTATTGGTCGCATGCCTGTATTTAAAAAGCAGCAAGCGGAAAATGCTAAAAAGGAAGAagcggcagcggcagcagctgcagcagcaccaaaCGCCGAAGAGAGCAGTGATGCTGTTGTGGAGCAACAAGGTGAATTGGCTACTTCAAACGTTAACGATTCAACTAGTGCCCCTATGGTCGCTGCAGGCGATGGGAATGAAACAACCGCGACAgctatgatgatgatgccggtTCAAGAAGGTGTATACGACTCCCAAATAGCACAAGGAACGGATGCTTACCAGTACGCGGAACTTCAAATGGGAGAAACAGTAACACCCCAAGACATGGATGTAGCCAGTGTGGAAGAGCAGATGGGAGAAGATAATGTGGTGAGTCAGGAGGAGATCATTTCCGAgccacctcttgaaaacaCCGAACAAGATCCCGACGCATACGTCACAGCAGATGGGCAAGTTCCACTACCGAAAGATTTTCAGGAAGCACTCGACATCATTTACGATGGTGGCGATAAGCCGAAGCGCGCGGATGTGATTGCGAAGGaagcagccgcagcagctgcagcagcagcagccgccgccAAACCACCAGAAATAGTGCCTAATCCGCACGAGCAAGGATCTATGATGCCGGGTATGGGCGTACCCATGATGATGGACCATGATCAACCGCACATGATTGTCCCGGAAGCGATCGATATGTATAACCAGCAGTACGCACTCGAATATGGTATGCATTCGGCAGCGTACATGGCAGCAACTGGTGCCATGATGACCATGGGTCATGGGGTTGTACCGGCGGAGATGCATTATGTGGAAGATGAGTCGCAGAATCAACCGTTAGACAATATGATGTACGGTACAATGCATTCCGCCACGGACGCGGCGGCAAtaatgcaccaccaccagcaaatGGTGGCTGCAGGTGCGCTTGATCCGAATGCTGCAGCCTATGCCATGGCAATGGTTTCCGGTGGTGGATATACGCCAGAAATGATGGCCATGCACCATCAGGCAGCTGTGGGAGTTACAGATGGTAATATAATGATGGAGAGACAGCCGGCTTCAGCAAATGAAGCATATCCATCTGAAAGTACAACGGTAGATACAGAGGCGGGAGCAAACAGGCAAAGAGCAGAAAGCTTTGTTGCAGACAATTCCgaggaaaaaatggcaaaatcaTTGGAAAGGCAAGATACCGCGACAGAAGACAATAGTGGCATCGAAGCTTCAGATATGCATAGCAGTGAGGCTGAAGAAACCGTTGAAGCGGAGCAAGTAGTAGACGAACACGTTTCCAATCCGGAACACGAGCAGAAAATTGCAAATGAAGAGTCAATAGAGGGGCAAAAGGCTGTAAAAGAAGTCTCTTCCTACCCGGAACACGAGCAGAATGTTGTGCCCGAGACGTCAGAAGAGGCAGAACCGGAGCAAGCAGTAGATGAAACCTTCTCTTATTCAGAACACGAGCAACCTATTGTAAACGAAGCATCACAAGATGCAGAATCAGAGCAAGCTGTAGAAGAAAGCTACTCCTACACGGAACACGAGCTGCATGGTGGTGTCGACGAAGCATCCGAAGAGGCAGAAGCTGAGCAAATAGTGGAGGAAGTCTACTCCTACACGGAACACGAGCAGCATATTGCAGAAGACGTACCAGTGTCGGATAATGACGAAGATGAGGCATCTATGGGAGCACACTACGTTGAAGACTCGATGCAATCGAATGAAAACCAAGATCAGCCTGGATCGGTTGAAAATTGCGAAGAAGAGGTAGTGTCGTCAAACGAAGCCTACGGGCAGGAAGCTACATCAGAAGAAGACGATGTCGAGCAGGTGCTGCCCTCAGGGGAATATTACGAACAATCCGAACAAATGCAGTCAACCCAATCTATACTGGATAGCATGATGGCCGCTGCTATGTGCAACTACATTGAGGAAGAAGTTGCCGAGGAACATTCGCAAGATTCTTAA